In Chloracidobacterium sp., the following proteins share a genomic window:
- a CDS encoding molybdenum cofactor guanylyltransferase: MIDLESFILIGGRSSRLGKDKAFVEVDGVTLAERAARTVEQAFPDVHVTFVAGAGSQFPLDTIAGLARPMIADLRPGFGAWSGLHAALAYARTEWALVLACDYPFVTDELLRFLAGCASDGHDAIVAVQPDGRLQPLCALYRVGPMLAEIEGLMNRCHSMPPLVQFLEREQTRLVAADEYSAAGDPKMLFLNINTQDDLERARVAK, from the coding sequence ATGATCGATCTCGAAAGTTTCATCCTGATCGGTGGCCGCTCGTCGCGGCTTGGTAAGGACAAGGCGTTCGTCGAGGTCGATGGCGTAACGTTGGCGGAACGAGCGGCGCGGACAGTCGAGCAGGCATTTCCAGATGTTCACGTTACGTTCGTTGCCGGAGCCGGCTCGCAGTTTCCGCTCGATACTATTGCCGGGCTTGCCCGCCCAATGATCGCCGATCTGCGGCCCGGCTTTGGTGCGTGGAGCGGGCTGCATGCGGCGTTGGCATATGCGCGAACGGAATGGGCGTTAGTGTTGGCGTGCGATTATCCGTTTGTGACGGACGAGCTATTGAGGTTTCTCGCCGGCTGCGCGTCCGACGGGCACGATGCCATCGTTGCGGTTCAACCGGACGGGAGGCTGCAGCCGCTTTGTGCGTTGTATCGCGTCGGGCCGATGCTCGCTGAGATCGAGGGACTGATGAATCGATGCCATTCTATGCCGCCGCTGGTCCAGTTTCTGGAGAGAGAGCAAACGCGACTCGTCGCGGCTGATGAGTATTCGGCAGCCGGCGATCCTAAGATGCTTTTTCTGAACATCAACACTCAAGACGACCTTGAGCGTGCGCGTGTGGCAAAATAG
- a CDS encoding amidophosphoribosyltransferase, with protein sequence MDIWPDKFREECGIFGIFGHAEASTLTQLGLFALQHRGQEACGIVSADGDDLIQQRGIGLIADVLNPEVLTKLPGTAAIGHTRYSTAGKNTIKEVQPFRVKCQHGLIAVCHNGNLPFAEARRRELEKDGAIFSSTSDTETILHGIARTKATNAVEAIKKVLAETEGAFSLLFLTTDALIAVRDARGFRPLVLGKYQDAWCVASETCAFDLIDAEYVREVEPGEMVIIDWRGLHSSMPFEQKQHAVCTFEHVYFSRPDSIIFGRSVNQSRHMMGRHLAVEHPADADIVVPVPDSGVAAAIGYSAQSSIPFRQAIIRNHYVGRTFIEPTQNIRSFGVRLKLNPIKDLINGRRVVLVDDSIVRGTTSKKIVQMVREAGAAEVHMRVSCPPTTHSCYYGVDTPDRDQLIASHTPVDEICRQIGADSLGYLSLTGLLQSIGLDPAATCSACWTGKYPTLIANSESAAS encoded by the coding sequence GTGGACATCTGGCCTGACAAGTTTCGCGAGGAGTGCGGCATATTCGGCATATTTGGCCATGCCGAGGCGTCAACGCTGACGCAGCTTGGGCTGTTTGCCCTGCAGCATCGCGGCCAGGAGGCGTGCGGCATCGTATCGGCGGACGGCGATGACCTGATCCAGCAGCGCGGGATCGGACTGATCGCCGACGTGCTGAATCCCGAGGTGCTGACCAAATTGCCCGGCACGGCGGCGATCGGGCATACGCGATATTCGACCGCGGGCAAGAACACGATCAAGGAAGTTCAGCCGTTTCGCGTGAAATGCCAGCATGGACTGATCGCGGTATGTCATAACGGCAACCTGCCGTTTGCCGAGGCCCGCCGCCGCGAATTGGAAAAGGACGGCGCGATATTCTCATCTACGTCTGATACCGAGACCATCCTGCACGGCATCGCTCGAACGAAGGCCACGAACGCCGTGGAGGCGATAAAGAAAGTCCTCGCCGAGACCGAAGGCGCATTTTCACTGCTTTTCCTGACGACCGATGCGTTGATCGCGGTGCGTGATGCACGCGGATTCAGGCCGCTGGTGCTGGGCAAATATCAGGATGCGTGGTGCGTGGCTAGCGAGACGTGTGCATTTGACCTCATCGACGCGGAATACGTTCGGGAGGTCGAGCCGGGCGAGATGGTGATCATTGACTGGCGCGGGCTGCATTCATCAATGCCGTTTGAGCAGAAGCAGCATGCGGTATGCACGTTTGAGCATGTGTATTTTTCGCGGCCGGACTCGATCATTTTTGGCCGCTCGGTGAATCAGTCGCGGCATATGATGGGCAGGCATCTCGCGGTCGAGCATCCCGCGGACGCCGACATTGTTGTCCCTGTGCCCGATTCGGGCGTGGCCGCGGCTATCGGCTATTCTGCCCAGTCCAGCATACCGTTTCGGCAGGCGATAATTCGCAATCATTATGTCGGCCGCACGTTTATTGAGCCCACGCAGAACATCCGTTCGTTTGGCGTCAGGCTCAAGCTCAATCCGATCAAGGACCTCATCAACGGCCGCCGCGTGGTGTTGGTGGATGATTCGATAGTGCGCGGCACGACCTCGAAAAAGATCGTCCAGATGGTCCGCGAGGCCGGCGCGGCCGAGGTTCACATGCGCGTTTCGTGCCCGCCGACCACGCATTCCTGTTACTACGGCGTCGATACGCCCGACCGCGATCAGCTTATCGCCTCGCACACGCCCGTGGACGAGATCTGTCGCCAGATCGGTGCCGACAGCCTCGGCTACCTGTCATTGACGGGCCTGCTCCAATCGATCGGCCTCGATCCGGCA